In a genomic window of Alteromonas gilva:
- the gloB gene encoding hydroxyacylglutathione hydrolase translates to MPTNSFPAELTVTPIPAFDDNYIWCLHNEQYAVVVDPGKAEPVQAFCERHNLQLAAILITHHHHDHTGGISTLTSSVNDLPVIGPRGGHISGITKSVAQGDMVKLALINCEFSVLEVPGHTLDHIAFVGHNALFCGDTLFSVGCGRLFEGTPGQMHRSLNKIKRLPASTVIYCTHEYTQANVNFALAVEPENQALLQYNQWVKNTREQQLPTLPTQLSTQLEINPFLRCTSAAVKASVISHAGTELSDEIAVFTHLRQWKDNF, encoded by the coding sequence ATGCCCACCAATAGCTTTCCAGCAGAATTAACGGTCACACCTATTCCCGCATTCGATGACAACTATATTTGGTGTTTACATAATGAGCAGTATGCGGTCGTTGTCGACCCTGGGAAGGCCGAGCCGGTGCAGGCATTTTGTGAGCGCCATAATCTGCAACTGGCGGCAATATTAATTACCCATCACCATCACGATCACACCGGTGGCATTTCCACCCTGACCAGTTCGGTCAACGATCTGCCGGTGATTGGCCCGCGCGGCGGCCACATTAGCGGCATTACTAAGTCTGTGGCCCAGGGCGATATGGTAAAACTGGCCTTAATTAACTGTGAGTTCAGCGTATTGGAGGTACCCGGCCATACCCTCGATCATATTGCGTTTGTCGGGCACAACGCGCTGTTTTGTGGTGATACCTTGTTTTCTGTCGGCTGCGGCCGGTTGTTCGAGGGCACGCCCGGGCAAATGCACCGCTCACTCAACAAAATAAAGCGCTTGCCAGCGTCTACCGTTATTTACTGTACCCACGAATATACCCAGGCCAACGTTAACTTTGCGCTGGCGGTGGAGCCCGAAAACCAGGCGTTATTGCAATACAACCAGTGGGTAAAAAACACTCGCGAGCAGCAGTTGCCTACCCTGCCCACCCAGCTTTCCACCCAACTCGAGATTAACCCGTTTTTACGCTGTACCAGCGCGGCGGTAAAAGCATCGGTTATTTCGCACGCAGGCACTGAACTTTCTGACGAAATTGCCGTCTTTACTCATCTCAGGCAGTGGAAAGATAACTTTTAG
- a CDS encoding LysM peptidoglycan-binding domain-containing protein, producing the protein MKFTLSALPLLVVTLLTGCQLTDTAEQAQPQIAENRADTRSTCEIAHTDINDQADCELANEGVIEVMHPTEEVEVEITPAEEAVEPVVIENLWLRASNQFTFEIPDNRRVEAQRNWYLKHPAYMARVSKRARPFLYHIVQQIEARDMPLELVLLPIVESAFDPFAYSHGRAAGMWQFIPGTAKRFGIGQTWWYDGRRDVIASTKGALDYLTYLHDMFDGNWLHALAAYNSGEGRVGKAIKRNQKAGKPTDFWSLDLPRETRAYVPKLLALADILKNHEQYAFEWPEIDNAPVIATVDTGSQLDLALAADLAGMDLQSLHALNPGYNRWATDPDGPHRLVLPLDKAELFSTQLASLDTQKRLNWVRHEVKSGDSLLKLAKDYHTTVDVIQRINDIKGNMIRVGDHLMVPVALKKLDAYSLSQDQRLASTQNKKRGSYQLTHEVKSGDTLWDISRKYKINSRSLAKWNGMAPTDPLMPGKTLVIWVNEASDEQKRDAIMRTLTYTVRRGDSLARIAQKFNLRTSDITKWNNLNPKKYLQPGQKLTLHVDVTRLRNVG; encoded by the coding sequence ATGAAATTTACGTTGTCTGCTCTCCCCTTGCTCGTAGTAACGTTACTTACGGGTTGTCAGTTAACCGACACAGCAGAGCAGGCCCAGCCCCAAATTGCTGAAAATCGCGCAGACACTCGCTCCACCTGCGAAATCGCCCACACTGATATTAACGATCAGGCCGACTGCGAACTCGCCAACGAGGGAGTCATCGAAGTCATGCACCCTACCGAAGAGGTAGAGGTAGAAATTACCCCGGCCGAAGAAGCCGTTGAGCCGGTGGTTATTGAGAATTTATGGTTACGTGCCAGCAATCAGTTTACCTTTGAGATCCCCGACAACCGACGCGTCGAAGCGCAGCGTAACTGGTATCTTAAGCATCCGGCATATATGGCCCGGGTATCAAAACGCGCCAGACCATTTTTGTACCATATCGTGCAGCAAATCGAAGCCCGGGATATGCCCCTCGAACTGGTATTATTACCGATTGTAGAGAGTGCATTTGATCCCTTCGCTTATTCACATGGTCGCGCAGCGGGTATGTGGCAGTTTATTCCGGGAACCGCTAAACGCTTTGGCATCGGGCAAACCTGGTGGTACGACGGTCGCCGCGACGTTATAGCCTCAACCAAAGGCGCCCTCGACTATCTGACTTATCTCCATGATATGTTTGACGGCAATTGGCTCCATGCACTGGCCGCCTATAACAGTGGCGAAGGTCGTGTCGGTAAAGCCATTAAACGCAATCAAAAAGCCGGCAAGCCCACTGACTTTTGGTCATTGGATCTACCGCGCGAGACACGCGCTTACGTACCTAAGCTGTTAGCCCTGGCCGATATCTTAAAAAATCATGAGCAGTATGCTTTTGAGTGGCCCGAAATTGACAACGCACCGGTTATTGCCACCGTCGATACAGGCTCACAGCTCGATCTGGCGCTGGCAGCTGACCTGGCTGGTATGGATTTACAATCGCTGCATGCGCTTAATCCTGGCTATAATCGCTGGGCTACCGATCCCGACGGCCCGCACCGATTAGTCTTACCCTTAGATAAAGCGGAGTTATTCAGCACCCAACTGGCCAGCCTCGACACCCAAAAGCGGCTCAACTGGGTTCGCCACGAAGTCAAATCCGGTGATAGCCTGCTTAAACTGGCTAAAGATTACCACACCACCGTTGACGTCATTCAGCGCATTAATGACATCAAAGGCAACATGATCCGCGTGGGCGATCACCTGATGGTACCGGTGGCGCTTAAAAAGCTGGACGCCTATTCGTTGTCGCAGGATCAGCGCCTGGCCTCCACTCAGAATAAAAAGCGTGGCAGTTACCAGCTCACCCATGAAGTAAAGTCAGGCGACACGCTGTGGGATATTAGCCGCAAATACAAAATCAACAGCCGTTCACTGGCAAAGTGGAATGGCATGGCGCCCACCGATCCGCTGATGCCGGGGAAAACTCTGGTGATATGGGTAAATGAAGCCAGCGATGAGCAAAAGCGCGATGCCATTATGCGTACGCTCACCTACACGGTAAGACGGGGCGATTCACTGGCACGCATTGCGCAAAAATTTAACTTGCGCACCAGCGACATTACCAAGTGGAATAATCTTAACCCTAAGAAATACCTGCAACCCGGACAAAAGCTTACATTGCATGTTGATGTTACCCGCCTGCGCAATGTCGGCTAA
- a CDS encoding ion transporter — protein MFRINRTNLRNSHEGPWLLLDMVMLGLLLLNLAFLLFDGLYGTAFIRDTLSAWSPAFVTFYEPIHKNFILVDFVFICIFLTEFFVRWAVAIKTEEYLRWYFFPFIRWYDLVGCIPLGGTRIFRFLRIFSILYRLHKNQIIDLNDTGIYRFFAFYYDVFVEELSDRIVVKVLSDAQQDIAAGSPLIEDITENVLAPRRPVISSWLSNMVNHLGQSINDSQHGDVIRRHVKDSVGKAVRENAQVSTLSYVPVVGRTIETTLENAVTDIVTASIVNLLTDLEAKDVEDFVSSGLKDFTPQEQNLDQEFLLVVNECIEAIKGHVSQQRWKSQLVEKQMQKKAAKAKRKQVIDDTDVSQL, from the coding sequence ATGTTCAGAATCAACCGGACGAATCTGCGCAACAGTCATGAAGGCCCCTGGTTACTGCTCGACATGGTTATGTTGGGCCTGCTACTGCTGAATCTGGCATTTTTGCTGTTTGACGGCCTGTACGGCACTGCGTTTATCCGCGACACACTCAGCGCCTGGTCACCCGCGTTTGTGACGTTTTATGAGCCCATTCATAAAAACTTCATCCTCGTCGACTTTGTATTTATTTGTATCTTTTTAACCGAGTTTTTTGTGCGCTGGGCAGTCGCAATAAAAACCGAAGAATACCTGCGCTGGTACTTTTTTCCGTTTATTCGCTGGTATGATTTAGTGGGCTGTATTCCCCTTGGCGGTACGCGGATTTTCAGGTTTTTGCGCATATTTTCCATTTTGTACCGGCTTCACAAAAACCAAATCATCGACTTAAATGATACTGGCATTTACCGTTTTTTCGCGTTTTACTACGATGTGTTTGTGGAAGAGCTCAGCGACCGTATTGTGGTTAAAGTACTCTCCGATGCGCAGCAGGACATTGCCGCTGGCTCACCGTTAATCGAAGACATCACCGAAAACGTACTGGCCCCGCGTCGCCCGGTTATCAGTTCGTGGTTATCCAACATGGTCAATCATTTAGGCCAGTCCATCAACGATAGCCAGCATGGCGATGTTATTCGCCGCCATGTGAAAGACAGCGTGGGTAAAGCGGTGCGCGAAAATGCTCAGGTCTCTACCCTGTCCTACGTGCCGGTTGTGGGCCGCACAATTGAAACTACCCTGGAAAACGCGGTTACCGACATTGTTACCGCCTCTATCGTTAATTTACTCACCGATCTGGAAGCTAAAGACGTAGAGGACTTTGTATCATCAGGCCTGAAAGATTTTACCCCGCAGGAGCAAAATCTCGATCAGGAGTTTTTACTGGTCGTTAATGAATGTATCGAAGCCATTAAAGGCCATGTTTCCCAACAACGCTGGAAATCTCAATTAGTTGAAAAACAAATGCAAAAGAAAGCAGCCAAAGCCAAACGCAAGCAAGTGATAGACGATACCGATGTTAGCCAGCTTTGA
- the metG gene encoding methionine--tRNA ligase codes for MSEQSQLTNGKRRILVTSALPYANGSIHLGHLLEHIQTDIWTRFQRLRGHECYSVCADDAHGTPVMLKAQELGITPEEMVARTRAEHHQDLQDFFVDYNNYYVTHSPENKQYCEEIYNRLDKAGYISKRTINQLFDPEKQMFLPDRFVKGTCPSCNAEDQNGDSCDVCGATYSPTEVKNPRSVVSGATPVLKESEHFFFDLPQFEGMLKSWIRSGAIQEEMANKLQEWFEDGLQQWDISRDAPYFGFEIPGAPNKFFYVWVDAPVGYMASFKNFCDNNDVDFDSYWNADSDAELYHFIGKDITYFHCLFWPAMLEGAGYRKPTGVNIHGFVTVNGAKMSKSRGTFIKGRTYLDHLDPEYLRYYFASKLGDGVYDIDLNFEDFAQKVNSDLVGKVVNIASRCASFITKRFDGKLSDNVLEPELVAQFQNAAEPIAELFEKRKYHQAIREIMALADKANQFIDTNAPWVTIKQEDKQQFTHDVCSLGINMFRLLVVYLKPVLPVLAEKTEAFLNDELTWSSAQTVLTGHAINKFKPMMQRVEMDKINAMIDDSKESLSAEPKLDPNSPLAQDPISPEITFEDFAKVDFRVARIAKAEHVEKADKLLRLELDLGGETRQVFAGIKSAYAPEDLIGKHTVMVANLAPRKMRFGMSEGMVIAAGPGGKDIFILEPHDGAKPGMRVK; via the coding sequence ATGTCTGAACAGAGTCAGCTGACTAACGGCAAGCGCCGTATTTTGGTAACCAGCGCGTTACCCTATGCCAACGGATCTATTCACCTGGGTCACTTGCTTGAACATATTCAAACCGATATCTGGACCCGTTTCCAGCGTTTACGCGGTCATGAATGTTACAGTGTTTGCGCCGATGATGCACACGGTACCCCGGTAATGCTTAAAGCGCAGGAGCTGGGTATTACGCCAGAAGAGATGGTTGCCAGAACCCGCGCTGAGCATCATCAGGATCTGCAGGACTTTTTTGTTGATTATAACAATTACTATGTCACGCACTCGCCAGAAAACAAGCAGTATTGCGAAGAGATCTATAATCGCCTGGACAAAGCCGGCTATATCAGCAAGCGCACCATTAACCAGTTGTTCGACCCTGAAAAGCAAATGTTCCTGCCGGATCGCTTTGTAAAAGGCACCTGCCCGAGCTGTAACGCAGAAGATCAAAACGGCGATAGCTGTGATGTGTGTGGTGCCACCTATAGCCCGACCGAAGTTAAAAACCCCCGCAGTGTGGTCTCGGGCGCTACCCCGGTATTAAAAGAATCTGAACATTTCTTTTTTGATTTGCCACAGTTTGAAGGCATGCTCAAAAGCTGGATCCGCTCTGGCGCCATTCAGGAAGAAATGGCCAATAAACTGCAGGAATGGTTTGAAGACGGCCTGCAACAGTGGGATATCAGCCGTGATGCGCCCTATTTTGGTTTCGAAATTCCGGGGGCGCCCAATAAGTTTTTCTATGTATGGGTAGATGCGCCGGTTGGTTACATGGCCAGCTTTAAAAACTTCTGCGACAACAACGATGTGGATTTTGACAGCTACTGGAATGCCGATTCCGATGCCGAGTTGTACCACTTTATCGGTAAAGACATTACTTATTTCCACTGTCTGTTTTGGCCGGCCATGCTCGAAGGCGCAGGTTACCGTAAGCCAACAGGGGTTAACATTCACGGGTTTGTTACCGTTAATGGCGCAAAAATGTCAAAGTCGCGCGGTACCTTTATTAAGGGCCGTACCTACCTGGATCACCTGGATCCGGAATATCTGCGCTATTACTTTGCCTCCAAGCTGGGCGACGGTGTGTACGATATCGATCTGAACTTCGAAGACTTTGCGCAAAAAGTGAATTCTGATCTGGTGGGTAAAGTGGTCAACATTGCCAGCCGCTGTGCCAGCTTTATTACCAAGCGCTTCGACGGCAAGTTGTCGGACAACGTATTAGAGCCTGAGTTAGTGGCGCAGTTTCAAAACGCCGCCGAGCCCATCGCCGAGCTCTTTGAAAAGCGTAAATACCATCAGGCCATTCGCGAAATTATGGCACTGGCCGACAAAGCCAATCAGTTTATTGATACCAATGCGCCCTGGGTAACCATAAAACAGGAAGATAAACAGCAATTTACTCACGACGTGTGCTCGCTGGGTATTAATATGTTCCGCCTTCTGGTGGTTTACCTGAAGCCGGTACTGCCGGTACTGGCCGAGAAAACCGAAGCGTTCCTCAATGACGAACTCACCTGGAGCAGTGCGCAAACCGTGTTAACCGGTCATGCCATCAATAAGTTTAAGCCCATGATGCAACGGGTAGAAATGGATAAAATTAACGCCATGATAGATGACTCAAAAGAAAGCCTGTCGGCCGAGCCTAAGCTCGATCCCAACAGCCCGCTGGCACAAGATCCCATTAGCCCGGAAATCACCTTTGAAGATTTCGCAAAAGTCGACTTCCGTGTCGCCAGAATCGCCAAGGCAGAGCATGTGGAAAAAGCCGATAAACTGCTGCGTCTGGAGCTTGATTTAGGCGGTGAAACCCGCCAGGTATTTGCCGGTATTAAATCGGCCTATGCGCCAGAAGATTTAATTGGCAAACACACGGTAATGGTCGCTAACTTAGCGCCGCGTAAAATGCGTTTTGGTATGTCAGAAGGCATGGTGATTGCCGCCGGTCCGGGTGGAAAAGATATTTTCATTCTGGAGCCCCACGACGGTGCCAAGCCAGGCATGCGGGTGAAGTAA
- the apbC gene encoding iron-sulfur cluster carrier protein ApbC: MFFSRKSPKPSAAWQAVVDYLADYFVLPKDEVTLWCSDHNTDGSASGISITFPFANQTQWPFIQAGIARALQSAKAEVDVTLKQQINAGQTAKPPVTNIRNIIAVASGKGGVGKSTTSINMAFALMQEGARVGILDADIYGPSVPIMLGNTSERPSTTDNKHMQPLEAHGLVANSIGYLVPADDAAVWRGPMASKALSQLLNETRWPVLDYLIVDMPPGTGDIQLTMAQQVPLTAALVVTTPQDLAIADAQKGIAMFNKVNIPVLGLVENMSYYQCTACGHKDYIFAKDGGNVLAERYGLPLLGALPLDIQIREHAGSGKPLLLSAPDGPLAEAYRDMARAVSLELATTVPVAEAQSKHIKGDPIAFNPLKDN; the protein is encoded by the coding sequence ATGTTTTTTTCGCGAAAGTCTCCTAAACCTTCGGCTGCATGGCAGGCCGTTGTCGATTATCTGGCCGATTATTTTGTATTGCCTAAAGACGAGGTTACGCTCTGGTGTAGCGACCATAACACAGATGGCAGTGCATCCGGCATTAGCATTACCTTTCCTTTTGCTAACCAAACTCAGTGGCCGTTTATACAGGCAGGCATCGCCCGCGCGCTTCAAAGCGCCAAGGCTGAAGTTGATGTCACCCTCAAACAACAAATTAATGCCGGGCAAACCGCAAAACCTCCGGTCACCAATATTCGCAATATTATTGCCGTGGCATCGGGTAAAGGCGGTGTGGGGAAGTCGACCACCAGTATTAATATGGCGTTTGCCCTCATGCAGGAAGGGGCCCGGGTAGGTATTTTGGATGCGGACATTTATGGCCCGTCGGTGCCCATTATGCTGGGCAACACCAGCGAACGGCCGTCTACCACCGATAACAAGCATATGCAGCCGCTTGAGGCGCATGGTTTGGTTGCCAACTCTATTGGCTATTTGGTGCCCGCCGACGATGCGGCGGTTTGGCGTGGGCCGATGGCCAGTAAAGCGTTATCGCAGCTGCTAAACGAAACGCGCTGGCCGGTGCTTGATTACCTTATTGTGGATATGCCGCCGGGCACCGGCGATATTCAGCTGACCATGGCCCAGCAAGTACCGCTGACCGCGGCGCTGGTTGTTACCACACCGCAGGATTTAGCCATTGCCGATGCGCAAAAGGGCATTGCCATGTTCAACAAGGTAAATATCCCGGTGCTGGGGCTGGTAGAGAACATGAGTTATTACCAGTGCACCGCCTGCGGCCACAAAGACTATATTTTTGCTAAAGATGGCGGCAACGTGTTAGCTGAGCGCTATGGCCTGCCGTTGCTGGGGGCACTGCCGCTGGATATTCAAATCCGCGAACATGCCGGGAGCGGCAAGCCCTTACTACTTAGTGCGCCAGACGGGCCATTGGCCGAGGCATATCGCGATATGGCAAGGGCGGTGTCGCTTGAACTGGCTACCACAGTGCCGGTTGCCGAGGCGCAAAGTAAGCATATTAAGGGCGACCCTATCGCTTTTAACCCTCTGAAAGACAATTAA
- a CDS encoding methyltransferase family protein, protein MLASFELKIPPVVVFTIALMLTSGAAWLDILPLPHPLRPLGFVLFIAGGAIGITGVVAFRQHHTTVNPYSPHKASRLVDSGIFAYSRNPMYLGLVVAIVGFAFILREACGFLFALLTFIYLQRFQIIPEERTMRELFGEEFDDYCQRTKRWYGRND, encoded by the coding sequence ATGTTAGCCAGCTTTGAACTCAAAATTCCACCGGTGGTGGTATTCACTATTGCCCTGATGCTAACCAGCGGTGCCGCCTGGTTAGATATCCTGCCCCTGCCTCATCCGTTGAGACCGCTGGGTTTTGTTTTGTTTATCGCAGGGGGCGCTATTGGTATCACGGGTGTGGTTGCCTTTCGTCAACATCACACCACGGTTAACCCCTATTCACCGCACAAAGCCAGTCGTTTGGTCGACAGTGGCATTTTTGCCTATAGCCGCAACCCTATGTATCTCGGGTTAGTTGTGGCGATTGTAGGCTTTGCCTTTATTCTGCGTGAAGCCTGCGGTTTTCTTTTTGCTTTGCTAACCTTTATTTACTTACAACGGTTTCAGATTATCCCCGAAGAACGCACTATGCGGGAGTTGTTCGGGGAGGAATTTGACGACTATTGCCAGCGCACCAAACGCTGGTACGGCCGTAATGACTGA
- a CDS encoding aminotransferase-like domain-containing protein: MIRYLHLAGRLKEHIQMGHFAPGDKLPSVRQLAAEHGVSLSTVQEAYRVLEQEGLIEARARSGYFVAQLRERIARPAESQPPQRPMDVSLWEDVLDMLTGYGGETFCEFQYAMPIMTAPTLKPLLKSLYELNRHRAQDGMSYGNIQGDLGLREQLSRLAAGAGSHLEAGDFVVTSGCQEALSVCLRSVAENGDVIAVESPGFYGAMQAIKAANLKALEIPTDSVAGMSIEALKLALDQWPVKAILVTPTVNNPQGYVMPLAKKQALYQLAQEYDVAIIEDDIYGDIAFDYPRPKTIKSFDTDGRVLLCSSFSKSLAPGFRVGWIAPGRYRDKVLHIKYVSSSMCPTLPQLAIASFIRQGGYERHLRAMRVLYRKARDGMLKGIEACFPEGTRVSYPEGGFVLWVALPDRFDATRLAEQAKQQGIILAPGQMFSATGKYRNCLRFNYIDRDPDTRLAALKTLGNMMSANDT, translated from the coding sequence ATGATTCGATATCTGCATTTGGCCGGGCGGCTTAAGGAACATATTCAGATGGGGCATTTTGCGCCCGGCGATAAACTGCCGTCAGTACGACAGTTAGCTGCTGAGCATGGGGTGAGTTTGTCTACCGTTCAGGAAGCCTACCGTGTGCTAGAGCAGGAAGGCCTGATTGAGGCTCGTGCCCGCTCCGGGTATTTTGTAGCACAGCTACGCGAGCGTATTGCCCGCCCGGCAGAATCGCAGCCGCCGCAACGGCCTATGGATGTGTCGCTGTGGGAAGATGTGCTCGACATGCTAACCGGTTACGGCGGTGAGACGTTTTGTGAGTTTCAGTATGCCATGCCAATTATGACGGCGCCCACATTAAAACCACTGTTAAAGAGCCTGTACGAGCTCAATCGTCATCGTGCCCAGGACGGCATGAGCTACGGCAATATCCAGGGCGATTTGGGCTTACGTGAGCAACTGTCACGTTTAGCCGCCGGGGCAGGGAGTCATCTTGAGGCCGGTGATTTTGTGGTAACCTCCGGTTGTCAGGAGGCCTTGTCGGTGTGTTTACGTTCGGTGGCCGAAAATGGCGATGTTATTGCGGTTGAATCGCCGGGTTTTTATGGTGCCATGCAGGCCATCAAAGCGGCGAATTTAAAAGCGCTGGAGATCCCCACCGATTCGGTTGCCGGCATGAGCATTGAAGCGCTTAAACTGGCCCTTGATCAGTGGCCGGTAAAGGCGATTCTGGTGACACCCACGGTGAATAATCCACAGGGCTATGTGATGCCCCTGGCCAAAAAGCAGGCTCTCTATCAACTTGCCCAGGAGTACGATGTCGCCATCATCGAAGATGACATATACGGTGATATTGCCTTTGATTACCCGCGGCCTAAAACCATAAAATCCTTCGATACGGACGGCCGGGTGCTGTTGTGTTCGTCGTTTTCGAAAAGCCTCGCCCCCGGCTTTCGGGTTGGCTGGATTGCGCCGGGGCGGTACCGGGACAAGGTATTGCATATTAAATACGTGAGCAGTTCAATGTGTCCAACCCTGCCACAATTAGCGATTGCCAGTTTTATTCGCCAGGGCGGTTATGAGCGGCATTTACGCGCCATGCGGGTTTTGTATCGTAAGGCCAGAGACGGCATGCTCAAAGGGATCGAGGCGTGTTTTCCGGAGGGGACGCGGGTAAGCTATCCCGAAGGCGGCTTTGTGTTATGGGTGGCGCTGCCCGACAGGTTTGATGCCACCCGGTTAGCCGAGCAGGCCAAACAACAAGGTATTATTTTAGCGCCGGGCCAGATGTTTTCGGCGACGGGTAAATACCGCAATTGCCTGCGCTTTAACTATATCGATCGTGACCCGGACACGCGCCTGGCCGCATTAAAAACCCTGGGTAATATGATGTCTGCAAACGACACATAG
- a CDS encoding methyltransferase domain-containing protein, whose amino-acid sequence MRSAFNPKPLAYPKTWSELPGGEELQQAIAGVCDDLSQRVFGYHMVKLGSLSSQIELPSCAIRLQVHQSPLQSPFTTLISRSDNLPYVENSIDGFLLANELDFAQDPHEILREIDRTITSNGYVIISGFNPYSLTGLAKYLPIKRGNVLHQARFFSAGRIKDWLQLLGFEIVEHRHILFSMLFNSHTGGQPAAWQQWCSKYCPWCSSVYVLLARKRTLNMTTVKPKWKMKPRFSTVGATSYSSYQRNRKSDT is encoded by the coding sequence ATGAGATCAGCGTTTAATCCGAAACCATTAGCTTACCCTAAAACCTGGTCAGAGTTACCCGGTGGCGAAGAGTTGCAGCAGGCCATTGCGGGGGTGTGCGACGATCTCAGTCAGCGCGTGTTCGGCTACCATATGGTAAAGCTGGGCAGTTTAAGTAGCCAGATTGAACTGCCGTCATGTGCCATTCGTTTGCAGGTACACCAGTCTCCCCTGCAGTCGCCCTTTACCACGCTGATATCGCGTTCGGATAATCTGCCTTATGTAGAAAACAGTATAGACGGTTTTTTACTGGCCAATGAGCTGGATTTTGCCCAGGATCCCCACGAAATTTTACGCGAGATAGACCGCACGATTACCTCTAATGGTTACGTGATCATCAGTGGGTTTAATCCATACAGCTTAACCGGGCTGGCCAAATACCTGCCAATAAAGCGTGGTAACGTGCTGCACCAGGCGCGCTTTTTTTCTGCCGGCAGAATAAAGGACTGGTTACAATTGTTGGGCTTTGAAATTGTCGAGCACCGGCATATTTTGTTTTCGATGCTCTTTAATAGTCATACCGGTGGCCAACCGGCCGCATGGCAACAATGGTGCAGCAAATACTGCCCGTGGTGTTCGTCGGTATACGTCCTGCTGGCTCGCAAGCGCACCCTCAATATGACTACCGTAAAACCCAAATGGAAAATGAAACCGCGATTTTCCACCGTGGGTGCCACGTCGTACTCGTCGTATCAACGTAACCGAAAATCTGATACCTAG
- the dcd gene encoding dCTP deaminase, whose product MRLCDRDIYEYLQQGKIKIEPQPDYDQISGLTVDIRLGNKFRVFEDHAAPYIDLSGPKAQVQEALESVMSDEIELPDGKAFFLHPKELALAITQESVTLPDNIVGWLDGRSSLARLGLMVHVTAHRIDPGWSGNIVLEFYNSGKLPLALRPNMKIGALSFEVLSQSAEKPYNARLDAKYKGQDGAVASRISADGKDDE is encoded by the coding sequence ATGCGTTTATGTGACCGCGATATTTACGAATACCTGCAGCAAGGCAAAATTAAAATCGAGCCACAACCGGACTACGATCAAATCAGTGGTTTAACGGTAGATATTCGACTGGGTAATAAATTCCGGGTGTTTGAAGATCACGCCGCGCCTTATATTGATTTAAGCGGGCCGAAAGCCCAGGTGCAGGAAGCGCTGGAATCGGTAATGAGCGACGAAATCGAACTGCCCGACGGCAAAGCGTTTTTCTTACACCCTAAAGAGCTGGCGCTGGCGATTACCCAGGAGTCGGTGACCTTGCCAGACAACATTGTGGGCTGGCTGGACGGGCGCTCGTCACTGGCGCGCTTAGGCTTAATGGTGCACGTGACAGCCCATCGCATCGATCCGGGCTGGTCGGGCAATATTGTGCTGGAGTTTTATAACAGCGGGAAGCTGCCGCTGGCACTGCGGCCCAATATGAAAATTGGCGCACTCAGTTTTGAAGTGCTGAGCCAATCGGCCGAAAAACCGTACAACGCACGTCTGGATGCCAAGTACAAAGGGCAGGACGGTGCAGTTGCCAGCCGTATAAGTGCCGACGGTAAAGACGACGAGTAG
- a CDS encoding nuclear transport factor 2 family protein, with protein sequence MQNKKGKSMLNRILISSILFAVLATPTVARADDKADLQHLLDEFLTGQTQALHEQFWADDLVYTSSNGTRFGKAEIMAGFKSSEEQNAQQTEDTPSMTFSGTDVDIRLYDDMAIVAFKLIANQAGKVFATYLNTGTFQKRSGKWKAIAWQATKVP encoded by the coding sequence ATGCAAAACAAAAAAGGTAAATCCATGCTCAATAGAATACTCATAAGCTCAATACTCTTTGCAGTATTGGCAACACCGACGGTCGCCCGGGCAGACGATAAAGCAGATTTGCAACACCTTTTGGATGAGTTTCTGACCGGACAAACACAAGCACTGCATGAGCAATTCTGGGCAGACGATCTGGTGTACACCTCGTCAAATGGCACGCGATTTGGTAAAGCAGAAATTATGGCTGGCTTTAAGTCAAGCGAAGAGCAAAACGCGCAACAAACTGAAGACACGCCAAGCATGACGTTTTCGGGCACCGATGTGGATATTCGGCTTTATGACGACATGGCAATCGTGGCGTTTAAATTAATTGCCAATCAAGCAGGCAAGGTATTTGCCACTTACTTAAATACCGGCACTTTTCAAAAACGTAGCGGCAAGTGGAAAGCCATCGCCTGGCAGGCCACCAAAGTCCCCTGA